A portion of the Falco naumanni isolate bFalNau1 chromosome 9, bFalNau1.pat, whole genome shotgun sequence genome contains these proteins:
- the EGFL7 gene encoding epidermal growth factor-like protein 7 isoform X1: protein MHCIATLISGLLFILSVTSTDGFARAGRRVCAATPQSQAAAYTESHVQPVYQPYLTTCQGHRLCSTYRTIYRVAYRQAYKQMSQPVASCCPGWSRANSHTLSCNRALCWVPCQNGGSCTFPGRCACPPGWTGQACQTDMDECASQSHGCGQLCVNTAGSYRCACRDGFSLTADNKACQPLVPAPEPETFSQAGPPSEMKEEMEDLKSRVEALEQKLQLVLAPFHNLMPSAPEDVGADPISRLSHSLQQLDRIDSLSEQISFLEERLETCKCLEKAGVKYVTPPTPATVSRCGPTRSVTHMPLLIYISLKLSSL from the exons ATGCACTGCATCGCTACCCTGATCTCGGGACTCCTCTTCATCCTCAGTGTGACCAGCACAGATGGCTTTGCCCGGGCAGG ccgCAGAGTCTGTGCCGCGACACCGCAGAGCCAGGCAGCCGCCTACACCGAGTCCCACGTCCAGCCCGTGTACCAGCCCTACCTCACCACCTGCCAGGGCCACCGCCTCTGCAGCACCTACAG GACCATCTACAGGGTTGCCTACCGGCAGGCGTACAAGCAGATGTCCCAGCCTGTGGCCTCATGCTGCCCCGGCTGGAGCAGGGCTAACAGCCACACGCTCAGCTGCAACAGAG CTCTCTGCTGGGTGCCATGCCAGAACGGCGGGAGCTGCACCTTCCCCGGCAGATGTGCCTGCCCACCCGGCTGGACAGGGCAAGCCTGCCAGACAG ACATGGACGAGTGTGCCAGCCAGAGCCACGGGTGCGGCCAGCTCTGCGTCAACACGGCTGGGAGCTACCGCTGTGCCTGCCGGGATGGCTTCAGCCTCACTGCCGACAACAAGGCGTGCCAGCCCCTGGTGCCAGCGCCCGAGCCCGAAACCTTCAGCCAAGCAG GTCCTCCCAgtgaaatgaaggaagaaatggaagacCTGAAGAGCAGAGTGGAAGCGCTGGAGCAG aagctgcagttGGTGCTGGCCCCCTTCCATAACCTCATGCCATCTGCACCGGAGGACGTCGGCGCAGACCCCATCAGCCGGCTGTCCCACTCCCTCCAACAACTGGACAGAATTGACTCCTTGAGTGAGCAGATCTCTTTCCTTGAGGAGCGGCTGGAAACATGTAAGTGCCTGGAAAAAGCAGGGGTGAAGTATGTCACTCCTCCCACACCGGCCACAGTGAGCAGATGTGGGCCAACGAGATCAGTAACACATATGCCATTATTAATCTATATCTCCCTCAAGCTCAGCAGCCTGTAA
- the EGFL7 gene encoding epidermal growth factor-like protein 7 isoform X2, translated as MHCIATLISGLLFILSVTSTDGFARAGRRVCAATPQSQAAAYTESHVQPVYQPYLTTCQGHRLCSTYRTIYRVAYRQAYKQMSQPVASCCPGWSRANSHTLSCNRALCWVPCQNGGSCTFPGRCACPPGWTGQACQTDMDECASQSHGCGQLCVNTAGSYRCACRDGFSLTADNKACQPLVPAPEPETFSQAGPPSEMKEEMEDLKSRVEALEQKLQLVLAPFHNLMPSAPEDVGADPISRLSHSLQQLDRIDSLSEQISFLEERLETCSCKNEL; from the exons ATGCACTGCATCGCTACCCTGATCTCGGGACTCCTCTTCATCCTCAGTGTGACCAGCACAGATGGCTTTGCCCGGGCAGG ccgCAGAGTCTGTGCCGCGACACCGCAGAGCCAGGCAGCCGCCTACACCGAGTCCCACGTCCAGCCCGTGTACCAGCCCTACCTCACCACCTGCCAGGGCCACCGCCTCTGCAGCACCTACAG GACCATCTACAGGGTTGCCTACCGGCAGGCGTACAAGCAGATGTCCCAGCCTGTGGCCTCATGCTGCCCCGGCTGGAGCAGGGCTAACAGCCACACGCTCAGCTGCAACAGAG CTCTCTGCTGGGTGCCATGCCAGAACGGCGGGAGCTGCACCTTCCCCGGCAGATGTGCCTGCCCACCCGGCTGGACAGGGCAAGCCTGCCAGACAG ACATGGACGAGTGTGCCAGCCAGAGCCACGGGTGCGGCCAGCTCTGCGTCAACACGGCTGGGAGCTACCGCTGTGCCTGCCGGGATGGCTTCAGCCTCACTGCCGACAACAAGGCGTGCCAGCCCCTGGTGCCAGCGCCCGAGCCCGAAACCTTCAGCCAAGCAG GTCCTCCCAgtgaaatgaaggaagaaatggaagacCTGAAGAGCAGAGTGGAAGCGCTGGAGCAG aagctgcagttGGTGCTGGCCCCCTTCCATAACCTCATGCCATCTGCACCGGAGGACGTCGGCGCAGACCCCATCAGCCGGCTGTCCCACTCCCTCCAACAACTGGACAGAATTGACTCCTTGAGTGAGCAGATCTCTTTCCTTGAGGAGCGGCTGGAAACAT GTTCCTGCAAGAATGAACTCTAG
- the EGFL7 gene encoding epidermal growth factor-like protein 7 isoform X3 produces the protein MSQPVASCCPGWSRANSHTLSCNRALCWVPCQNGGSCTFPGRCACPPGWTGQACQTDMDECASQSHGCGQLCVNTAGSYRCACRDGFSLTADNKACQPLVPAPEPETFSQAGPPSEMKEEMEDLKSRVEALEQKLQLVLAPFHNLMPSAPEDVGADPISRLSHSLQQLDRIDSLSEQISFLEERLETCKCLEKAGVKYVTPPTPATVSRCGPTRSVTHMPLLIYISLKLSSL, from the exons ATGTCCCAGCCTGTGGCCTCATGCTGCCCCGGCTGGAGCAGGGCTAACAGCCACACGCTCAGCTGCAACAGAG CTCTCTGCTGGGTGCCATGCCAGAACGGCGGGAGCTGCACCTTCCCCGGCAGATGTGCCTGCCCACCCGGCTGGACAGGGCAAGCCTGCCAGACAG ACATGGACGAGTGTGCCAGCCAGAGCCACGGGTGCGGCCAGCTCTGCGTCAACACGGCTGGGAGCTACCGCTGTGCCTGCCGGGATGGCTTCAGCCTCACTGCCGACAACAAGGCGTGCCAGCCCCTGGTGCCAGCGCCCGAGCCCGAAACCTTCAGCCAAGCAG GTCCTCCCAgtgaaatgaaggaagaaatggaagacCTGAAGAGCAGAGTGGAAGCGCTGGAGCAG aagctgcagttGGTGCTGGCCCCCTTCCATAACCTCATGCCATCTGCACCGGAGGACGTCGGCGCAGACCCCATCAGCCGGCTGTCCCACTCCCTCCAACAACTGGACAGAATTGACTCCTTGAGTGAGCAGATCTCTTTCCTTGAGGAGCGGCTGGAAACATGTAAGTGCCTGGAAAAAGCAGGGGTGAAGTATGTCACTCCTCCCACACCGGCCACAGTGAGCAGATGTGGGCCAACGAGATCAGTAACACATATGCCATTATTAATCTATATCTCCCTCAAGCTCAGCAGCCTGTAA
- the AGPAT2 gene encoding 1-acyl-sn-glycerol-3-phosphate acyltransferase beta — translation MELGWLLWGAAVLLLLLLLLHVLMELSPAVNFALRIGLYCLLCVVASALTVPACLLVNGGRTVKNMRIIKTVVKTFKYFFGLRFEVKGLKNFEVEGPAIIVSNHQSILDMMGLMEVLPNNCVQVGKKELMYTGTVGLIIYLGGVIFINRKSTTSAKMVMAEVAKTMATDNVKVWVYPEGTRNCTGDLLPFKKGAFHLAVQAQVPVIPVVYSSFTTFYNPKKNLFTSGKIKVEVLPPIETKGLTSDDVSDLTDKCFCTMRETLFRLSGRPSEAKDSS, via the exons AtggagctggggtggctgctgtggggcgcggcggtgctgctgctgctgctgctcctgctccacgTCCTGATGGAGCTCAGCCCCGCCGTCAACTTCGCGCTGCGCATCGGCCTCTACTGCCTGCTGTGCGTCGTCGCCTCGGCGCTGACGGTGCCCGCCTGCCTGCTGGTCAACGGCGGCCGCACCGTCAAGAACATGAG AATCATCAAAACTGTGGTCAAGACCTTCAAGTATTTCTTTGGCCTGAGGTTTGAGGTGAAGGGACTCAAGAACTTCGAAGTGGAAGGCCCTGCTATCATTGTGTCCAACCACCAGAGCATCCTTGACATGATGg GGCTGATGGAGGTCCTGCCCAACAACTGTGTCCAGGTGGGCAAGAAAGAGCTGATGTACACCGGCACTGTGGGGCTCATCATCTACCTCGGTGGTGTCATCTTCATCAACAGGAAGAGCACCACCAGTGCCAAGATGGTGATGGCAGAGGTGGCCAAGACTATGGCAACTGACAAT GTGAAGGTATGGGTGTACCCAGAAGGCACGAGGAACTGCACCGGGGATTTGCTGCCATTCAAGAAAGGAGCATTCCACCTTGCTGTCCAGGCACAG GTACCAGTGATTCCTGTGGTGTATTCCTCCTTCACCACCTTTTATAACCCAAAGAAGAATCTGTTTACATCAG GCAAAATCAAGGTTGAGGTTCTGCCTCCAATAGAGACCAAAGGCCTGACATCAGATGATGTCTCTGACCTCACTGACAAATGCTTCTGCACTATGAGGGAGACCCTCTTCAGGCTGTCCGGCCGTCCAAGTGAGGCAAAGGACTCATCCTAG